From Clostridium cylindrosporum DSM 605, one genomic window encodes:
- a CDS encoding putative ABC exporter domain-containing protein yields the protein MKSLGYLLITTMKNFIKDLKNNPAKIVVYIVFILLLGSVIFSRNSVTTGKNFRDISELYAIIFALYASVFLLGCLKGFSSGASFFSMADVNILFSTPISSKKILVYGLFKQIGTSLLVGFFLLFQYGWLNASYNVSIGELVIILLGYGMVMLSSQVTSMAIYSYTSGDESRKRILKSIIISLCILVSVYILLPLIANRGNIIGSAVTSINSSVLNFIPIIGWVKYAVVGVLTMNYASLLLGVVATIVYIALILVAIVKSRSNYYEDVLKATEVSFSAITAKKEGKAGQAIPMNVKVGKTGIGKGIGADVFFHKHMIENRRSKVFVLDLTSLLMILFCIVFAVILGKENIGGIFSFATYMQIFTVSLGRWGRELISPYVYMIPVDPFKKLIMICLESVYKMSAEAILLFVPIGMIIHLSFGEIIICIIARIGFGILLMAGTILQQRVFGSILNKIIIFMLYIVVMIILSLPGIVLGYFIGSMIKFIPIVFSILIGTVISNLLISLIILYTCRNILNYAELNNR from the coding sequence GTGAAAAGTTTAGGTTACTTATTAATTACTACTATGAAGAACTTTATTAAGGATCTGAAAAACAATCCTGCAAAAATAGTTGTTTATATAGTATTTATTTTGCTTTTAGGTTCTGTAATATTTTCAAGAAATAGTGTAACTACAGGGAAAAATTTTAGAGATATATCAGAATTATATGCTATAATTTTTGCCCTATATGCCTCTGTTTTTCTATTAGGGTGTTTAAAGGGTTTTTCATCCGGGGCAAGTTTCTTTTCTATGGCAGACGTAAATATATTATTTTCTACTCCTATATCATCTAAGAAGATACTTGTTTATGGACTATTTAAACAAATAGGTACATCACTACTTGTTGGCTTCTTTCTGCTTTTTCAATATGGATGGTTAAATGCGAGTTATAATGTTTCCATAGGAGAGCTAGTTATTATACTTTTAGGGTATGGTATGGTTATGCTTTCATCACAGGTAACATCAATGGCTATTTATTCATATACAAGTGGCGATGAAAGTAGAAAAAGAATATTAAAGAGTATAATAATTTCACTATGTATACTAGTTTCAGTATATATCCTACTTCCTTTAATAGCTAATAGGGGAAATATAATAGGAAGTGCTGTTACCTCTATTAATTCAAGTGTTTTAAACTTTATACCTATTATAGGATGGGTTAAGTATGCTGTTGTAGGTGTACTAACTATGAATTATGCCAGCTTATTATTAGGTGTTGTAGCAACTATAGTGTATATAGCTTTAATACTAGTAGCTATAGTGAAGAGTAGAAGTAATTATTATGAAGATGTTTTAAAGGCGACAGAGGTATCCTTTAGTGCAATAACAGCTAAAAAGGAAGGCAAGGCAGGACAGGCTATTCCTATGAATGTTAAGGTAGGTAAAACTGGAATAGGAAAGGGCATTGGAGCTGATGTTTTCTTTCATAAGCATATGATAGAAAACAGAAGATCTAAGGTGTTTGTTTTAGATTTAACTTCACTACTTATGATTTTATTTTGTATAGTATTTGCGGTTATACTAGGTAAAGAAAATATAGGAGGAATATTCTCCTTTGCAACATATATGCAAATATTTACTGTATCACTAGGTAGATGGGGAAGAGAACTTATAAGTCCCTATGTATATATGATACCTGTAGATCCATTTAAAAAGCTTATTATGATATGTTTAGAAAGTGTTTATAAAATGTCTGCAGAGGCTATACTTTTATTTGTACCAATTGGAATGATAATTCATTTATCCTTTGGAGAGATTATAATTTGTATAATTGCAAGAATTGGATTTGGAATACTTCTTATGGCAGGGACTATTCTACAGCAGAGGGTATTTGGTTCAATTTTGAATAAGATTATAATTTTTATGCTTTATATTGTAGTAATGATTATTCTTAGTTTGCCAGGTATTGTTTTAGGTTATTTTATAGGTAGTATGATTAAATTTATACCTATTGTTTTCTCTATTCTTATAGGAACTGTAATTTCAAATTTACTTATATCCTTAATAATACTATATACTTGCAGAAATATACTAAACTATGCTGAACTTAATAATAGATAG
- a CDS encoding ABC transporter ATP-binding protein, which yields MFEVSNVTKRYRKLKANDNISFKVNDGEIAILLGPNGAGKSTIIKSIAGLLRFEGDIKICGHNNRSIEAKRALGYIPEMPAVYDLLTVGEHLEFIARAYELRDYEEYAQELLKRFDLLDKKDKLGKELSKGMQQKVSICCGVLHRPRVVIFDEPMVGLDPHAIKELKLLFQEMKNDGASILISTHMIDSVEENWDSAYIMVKGSIKVTKYNKGDTEGETLEELFFSITEGDGDR from the coding sequence ATGTTTGAAGTTTCCAATGTAACAAAGCGTTACAGAAAGCTTAAGGCTAATGATAACATCAGCTTTAAGGTTAATGACGGAGAAATTGCAATACTTCTTGGGCCTAATGGGGCGGGTAAGTCTACTATCATAAAAAGTATAGCAGGACTGCTTAGATTTGAAGGTGACATAAAAATATGTGGACATAACAATAGGTCTATTGAGGCTAAAAGGGCACTTGGATATATTCCTGAGATGCCAGCTGTATATGACCTTTTAACAGTTGGTGAGCATTTAGAGTTTATCGCTAGGGCATATGAATTAAGGGATTATGAGGAATATGCACAGGAGCTACTTAAAAGGTTTGATCTACTAGATAAAAAGGACAAGCTAGGTAAGGAATTATCTAAGGGAATGCAGCAAAAGGTGAGTATTTGCTGTGGAGTTCTTCACAGACCAAGAGTTGTTATTTTTGATGAACCTATGGTAGGGCTTGATCCACACGCTATTAAGGAACTTAAGTTATTATTTCAAGAGATGAAAAATGATGGTGCATCTATTCTAATTAGTACCCACATGATTGATAGTGTTGAGGAAAATTGGGACTCTGCTTATATAATGGTTAAGGGTTCTATTAAGGTAACTAAGTATAATAAGGGGGATACAGAAGGTGAAACCCTTGAGGAACTTTTCTTCTCAATTACTGAGGGGGATGGTGATAGGTAG
- a CDS encoding sulfurtransferase encodes MKRNKIISLILFALIVIGGFAGCDNKASVDTSSQSSKETKVADGKREIRTKGNDSAVLEAPSNTKELPGDKERFDSYVYSVDKLKADADKVVIIDARSKEDYDKGHIPNAVQAAWQDWANMDAKQDSGDWAKVLPNDKLSAIFGKLGIDGTKPVVIYNDPATSWGDEGRQLWTLRLFGLNNTYILNGGTKAWTEAGGELTKEKTNVKEVKGPTPKPNNELIVDTKYVANNLGKVNILDVREDEERAGTKNYGEASKGRIPESKHIWFKDFYNKDGKLLTPAQIRARVEAKGFKTSDEVITYCTGGIRSGFAAMMLQAAGYTKAKNYNVSFSAWAGTKQKIDSAVLKELD; translated from the coding sequence ATGAAAAGAAATAAAATAATATCATTAATTTTATTTGCACTAATAGTTATTGGTGGTTTCGCTGGATGTGATAACAAGGCTTCTGTTGATACATCATCACAATCATCAAAGGAAACTAAGGTAGCAGATGGCAAAAGAGAAATAAGAACAAAGGGAAATGACTCAGCTGTACTAGAAGCTCCAAGTAATACTAAGGAACTTCCAGGAGATAAGGAACGTTTTGATAGTTACGTATATTCTGTAGATAAGCTTAAAGCTGATGCTGATAAAGTAGTAATTATTGATGCTCGTTCAAAGGAAGATTACGATAAGGGACATATTCCAAATGCGGTACAAGCTGCTTGGCAAGATTGGGCTAACATGGATGCAAAACAAGATAGCGGTGATTGGGCAAAGGTACTTCCAAATGATAAACTAAGTGCTATATTCGGTAAACTTGGAATAGATGGTACTAAGCCTGTAGTTATATATAACGACCCAGCAACAAGTTGGGGAGATGAAGGACGTCAACTTTGGACTCTTAGATTATTCGGACTTAATAATACATACATACTTAACGGTGGAACTAAGGCATGGACTGAGGCTGGTGGAGAGCTAACTAAGGAAAAGACAAACGTTAAAGAAGTTAAAGGACCTACTCCTAAGCCAAACAACGAACTAATAGTTGATACAAAGTATGTTGCAAATAACCTAGGTAAGGTTAACATACTTGATGTAAGAGAAGATGAAGAACGTGCTGGAACTAAAAATTATGGTGAAGCATCAAAGGGTAGAATTCCAGAATCTAAACATATATGGTTTAAAGATTTCTATAATAAAGATGGAAAACTTCTAACTCCAGCTCAAATCAGAGCAAGAGTTGAAGCAAAGGGATTTAAGACTTCAGATGAAGTTATTACATACTGTACAGGTGGAATAAGATCAGGATTTGCAGCAATGATGCTTCAAGCCGCAGGATACACTAAGGCTAAAAACTACAATGTAAGCTTTAGCGCTTGGGCAGGTACAAAGCAAAAGATAGACAGTGCAGTTCTAAAGGAACTTGACTAA
- a CDS encoding ABC transporter permease has product MKVNEVLVHKRNISLFDLCYKYGTIFITLGLFLIFSIFVDNFLNVDNVINILRSISIVTIIAIGVTVSLTVGGFDLSVGSTASIANGVCVSLFIWYSIDTLGSIFVALAAGTLVGVINSILISKIKSNDMLITLSTMFIFQGVASTYTKGAVISENMIMKNGDVAAGHITDAFKVIGKVPMIIIIMLVVVAIVHVLLTKTKYGRVMYIIGGNVEAAYLSGINVNKYKTLAYILSAFFASLGGIILASRVQVAEINAGAPYLMDAVAAAYIGFSVFGEGKPNAFGTFVGAVLIGILQNGLIMLSVPYYSMDIIKGLVLAVALIVTYYRKK; this is encoded by the coding sequence ATGAAGGTTAATGAGGTTTTAGTACATAAAAGAAATATAAGTTTGTTTGATTTATGTTATAAATATGGAACCATATTTATAACCCTAGGACTGTTTTTAATATTTAGTATTTTCGTAGATAATTTTTTAAACGTGGATAACGTAATAAATATACTTCGTTCAATTTCAATTGTAACAATAATTGCTATAGGAGTTACAGTATCACTAACAGTTGGGGGATTTGACCTATCCGTTGGAAGTACCGCATCTATAGCAAATGGGGTATGTGTTTCATTATTTATATGGTATTCAATTGATACCCTAGGTTCTATATTTGTAGCATTAGCTGCTGGTACATTAGTTGGGGTAATAAATTCTATATTAATATCTAAGATAAAGTCAAATGATATGCTAATAACTCTTTCTACTATGTTTATATTTCAAGGGGTAGCAAGTACATATACAAAGGGTGCTGTTATTTCAGAGAATATGATAATGAAAAACGGAGATGTAGCAGCTGGGCACATTACTGATGCCTTCAAGGTAATTGGTAAGGTTCCTATGATAATAATTATAATGCTTGTGGTAGTAGCCATAGTTCATGTACTACTTACAAAAACAAAGTATGGTAGAGTTATGTACATAATAGGTGGAAATGTAGAAGCGGCCTACCTTTCAGGAATAAACGTTAATAAGTATAAGACACTTGCATATATATTATCAGCTTTTTTCGCATCACTTGGGGGAATTATACTTGCATCTAGAGTTCAAGTAGCGGAAATAAATGCAGGGGCACCATATTTAATGGATGCTGTTGCAGCGGCTTATATAGGGTTTTCTGTTTTTGGTGAGGGGAAACCTAATGCATTTGGAACATTTGTAGGTGCTGTTTTAATTGGGATACTTCAAAACGGGCTTATTATGCTATCTGTACCTTATTATTCTATGGATATAATAAAGGGCTTAGTTTTAGCCGTTGCACTTATAGTTACTTATTATAGAAAAAAGTAA